The following DNA comes from Acidimicrobiia bacterium.
GTCGAGGAACGCGGCCGAGAGGCTGAGCGTGAGGAGCGCGACGAGGACGACGGCGGTCACCGGCATGAGCTTGCGGAAGTCGACCCGCACCTCGCGCCGCTGCACCTTCGAGGCCGCCCACTCGTACACGACGACGGCGGCGTGCCCGCCGTCGAAGGGCAGCACCGGCAGCAGGTTGAAGAGGGCGAGGATGAGGCTGATCCCGCCGAGCAGCCAGAGCAGCGCCCACACGTTCCCGTTCACGAGCCGGCTGCCCTGGTCGACGATCCCGATGATCGAGACCGGGCGGTCGTTCGCGGCCGAGCCGGACGTCGCCGGGGTGCTGGTCGTGAAGTTCTTGCTGTAGCGGGCGACGCCGGACGGGGACACGAGCCGACCGACCGCCTTCGCGGTCCCGACGGTCAGGTCGCCGACGGAGCGGAACGACTCCGGCACCGCGCCGAGGACGCCGACCGCCCGGTACTGCTCGCCGGGTCCGACCCCGAGGAAGCCCTTGCCGGCCTGGCGGCCCGGCGTGGCGCGCAGCGTCACGAGCTGGTGGCCCCGGTCGACCGTGAACGTGGTGCTGACCCCGCCGTGGGCCTCGATGGCGCGCTTCAGCGCGTTCCAGTCCCTCGTGGGCGCGCCGTCCACGGCAACGATGCGGTCCCCGCCGCGGATGCCGGCGCTCGACGCCGCGCTGTGCGCCACGACGGCCGACACGGTGGTGTTCGGTCCCACCGGCAGCCGGCCCTGCCCGGCGATGACCACGAAGAACAGGAGCAGCGCGAGCAGGATGTTGACGGTCACGCCGGCGACGGTGAGGGCGAGCCGGTCGCGGTAGGAGGCCCGCCGGAACGTGCGCGGCTCGTCGGCGGGGTCCACCTCCTCGAGGTTCGTCATGCCGATGACGCGCACGTAGCCGCCGAGCAGGACCGCCTTCACGCCGTACTCGGTCTCGCCGCGGCGGAACGACCACAGGCGCGGGCCGAAGCCGACGAAGAACTCCGTGACCTTCATGCCGGCGCGCTTGGCGACGAGGTAGTGCCCGGCCTCGTGGAGCACGACCATCGCCACGATGCCGACGATGATCGCCATCGTGTAGCGCGCCGACGGCCGGGCCACGAAGAGCACGGCCAGACCGACGAGCACGACCAGCAGCGTGGCCGTGGCGCCGCGGCGGGTGACGTCGACGCCGGTGTCCTCGAAGGGGTCCTTCACGCCGCGGGGCTCCTCGTCCCGTGGGCCACGTGCGACTCCTCGATCCGCTCGACGACGTGCTCGGCCCGGGCGCGCGCGGCCCGGTCCACGGCAAGAACGTCGGCGACGTCGGCGACGTTCCCGGCCGCCGGCTCGAGGGCGGCGGCCAGGACCTCGGCGATGGCGAGCCAGGGGATGCGCCGGTCGAGGAACGCCGCCACCGCGACCTCGTTGGCCGCGCTCAGGGCCGCGGGGGCGCCGCCGCCGGCCCGGCCGGCGGCGTAGGCGAGGGCGAGGGCGGGGAACGCGTCGACGTCGGGGGGCTCGAAGGTGAGCGACCCGAGGGTGGCCCAGTCCACGGCCCCGAAGGGCTCGTCGAGGCGGTCGGGGGCGCCGAGGGCCAGCCCGATCGGCAGGCGCATGTCGGGCATCGACAGCTGGGCGACGACGGCGCCGTCGGTGAACTCGACCATCCCGTGCACGACCGACTGGGGGTGCACGACGACGTCGATGCGGTCGAAGTCGACGTCGAAGAGCTCGTGGGCCTCGATCACCTCGAGGCCCTTGTTCATGAGCGTCGAGGAGTCGATCGTGATCTTGGCGCCCATGTCCCACGTCGGGTGCTTCAGCGCGTCCTCCACGGTGACGTGCTCGAGCTCGGATCGGGTCCGGCCCCGGAACGGGCCGCCGCTGGCGGTGAGCAGCAGGCGCCGGACCTCGGCGCGGGTGCCGGCCCGCAGCGCCTGGTAGAGGGCGGAGTGCTCCGAGTCGACCGGGACGATCTCGCCGCCGCCGCGCCGACGGGCCGCGCGCACGACCGGGCCCCCGGCGATGAGGCTCTCCTTGTTGGCGAGCGCCAGCCGCTTCCCCGCCTCGAGGGCGCCGATGGTGGCGGGCAGGCCCGCGAACCCGACCACCGCGTTCAGGACCACGTCCACGTCGGGGTCGGCGGCGAGCGCGGCGAGCGCGGCCGGGTCGTCGGCGCAGGACCGGGCCCGGGACGGCGGCACCCCGAACTCGGCCGCCTGGGCCGCCAGCAGGTCGACGTTGCGGCCGGCGGCGAGGGCGACGACCTCGTACCGGTCCCGGCGGCCGCGGATGACCTCGAGGGCCTGGGTGCCGACCGAGCCGGTCGACCCCAGCACCGCGACGCGCGTCATCAGTGCGTGAACAGGTAGTACGCCAGGTAGTAGGAGGCAGGGAGGGCGAAGAGCAGGGCGTCGAAGCGGTCGAGGAAGCCGCCGTGGCCGGGGAGGAACCCGCCGAGGTCCTTCACCGCCAGGTCGCGCTTGAACATCGACTCGACGAGGTCGCCGAGGGGCGCGGTGACGGCGACGATCAGCCCGAGCGCCAGGCCGGCGCCGACCCCCTTGTCGGCCCAGGGGTGGAGCACCCCGCCGACGAAGGCGCCGAGGATCACCGCCGCGACGCCGCCGGCGACGAGGCCCTCGACGGTCTTGTGGGGCGAGATGCGCGGCAGCAGCGGCGTGGTCCCGAAGTTCCGGCCCGCGAAGTAGCCGACGACGTCGGCGCCGACGGCGCAGATGATCACGCCGCCGAGCAGGCCGGTGCCGCCGGGGTCGGACTGGAGGAGCAGCCCCGCGAAGCCGCCGAGGATCCCGACGTACCCGAACACGAGCAGCGTGAGCCCGACGTTGACGCTCGGGCGCTGCCGGACGACCTCGAAGAGGTACCAGAGCAGCGTGAAGGTGATGACGAGCACCGACACCAGCGGGTAGGCCTCGACGCCCTTGTTGTACGCGAGCGGGACGATGAGGACCGAGGCGAGGAGCGCCATGACCGTCGCCGGGTGGTAGCCGGCGCGCCGGAACGACTCGAGGAGCTCGAAGGCGCACACGCCCACGACGACCATGACGAGGAAGACCGCCACCGGCCGCCCCGCCGCGAACGCGGCGAGGGCGATGACGGCCATGATCACGCCGGTGACGACCCGGGTCGAGAGGTCGCCGTCGGGGGCCTGGTCGAAGCGCTGGGTCCGCTCGCCGGTCGGGGGCCCCTCGAGGCCGCCGGTCTCGTCGCGGCGGGCCCCGCGCTGGGGCCGGCCGCGGCGCTGGCGGCCGCGGGCCGGCGGGCCCCACGCCTGCTCGTCGTCCTCGGCGAGGGCGCCGATCATCGTGCTGTCGTCGTGGAGCTCGCCCTCGGCGAAGTCGCCCACGTTCCAGTCGCTGCTGCTGTCGGTGCGGAACCGGGGCCGGCCCGGACCGGTCAGCGAGGACCAGGTCTCGAAGTCGTCGTCGGCGTTGTCGCCGCCGAGGGCCCGGGGCACCTCGCCGGTGGGCGGGTCGGTCCAGTGCGGCAGCCGCGACGAGCCGCCGGTCTCGCCCTCGCCGGGCTCGTCGCCCGCGGACCAGCTGGCGTCGTCGCCGGGCAGCGAGAACCGGCCCCCGGGCCGGCGGGGCGGGCTCGGGTCGGGCCCGTGGACCCGGACGCCCTCCCCCGAGGGCCGCTGGCCCCAGTCCTCCTCGAGTTCGTCGTCCCGCCAGTCGGACACGCCACTCCCCTCACACCAGCCACGCCGGTCCCGGCGTGGGCGCCAAGGCTAGACCTCCCGGGGCCGGGCCGCGGGAGCCGGGGCCGGGCCCGGCGTCAGACCTCGAGGAGCTCCTGCTCCTTCTTGGCCAGGAGCTGGTCCACCTCGGCGACGACGGCCTTCGTGTGCTTCTCGAGGGCGTCCTCGGCCCGCTTCAGGTCGTTCTCGGACAGGTCCCCGTCCCGGGCCAGGCCCTCGAGGTCGTGGCGGGCCTGCCGGCGGACGTTCCGCACCGCCACCCGGGCCTCCTCGGCCCGGTGCTTCACCACCTTCACCAGCTCGCGGCGCCGGTCCTGGGTGAGCTCGGGGAAGACGAGGCGGATGACGACGCCGTCGTTGCTCGGGGTGATCCCGAGGTCGCTGCCCTGGATGGCGCGCTCGATCGCCTTCATCGACGACTTGTCGTAGGGGCTGATCACGAGGACCCGAGGCTCGGGGACGCTGAAGCCGGCCAGCTGCTGGAGCGCGGTCTCGGTCCCGTAGTAGTCGACCTTCAGCTTGTCGACGAGCGTCGGGGTGGCCCGGCCGGTGCGCACGGCGCCGAACTCGCCCTTCAGGTGCTCGACCGCCTTGCGCATCTTCTCGCGACCCTCCTCGATCACGAGCTCGCGCATCTCGTCGCCCTCGGCGCTCATCGTCGGCTCACGCCGTGCTCACGAGGGTGCCGATCGGCTCGCCGACCAGCGCCCTGCGGATGTTGCCCGGCTCCATGACGTCGAAGACGATGATCGGCAGGCCGTTGTCCATGCAGAACGTGATCGCGGTCGAGTCCATGACCGCCAGGCGCCGGTTCAGGACCTCGAAGTGGCTCACCTCCGGCAGCTTCACGGCGTCGGGGTGCTGGAGCGGGTCGGCCGAGTAGACGCCGTCGACCCC
Coding sequences within:
- a CDS encoding M50 family metallopeptidase, coding for MKDPFEDTGVDVTRRGATATLLVVLVGLAVLFVARPSARYTMAIIVGIVAMVVLHEAGHYLVAKRAGMKVTEFFVGFGPRLWSFRRGETEYGVKAVLLGGYVRVIGMTNLEEVDPADEPRTFRRASYRDRLALTVAGVTVNILLALLLFFVVIAGQGRLPVGPNTTVSAVVAHSAASSAGIRGGDRIVAVDGAPTRDWNALKRAIEAHGGVSTTFTVDRGHQLVTLRATPGRQAGKGFLGVGPGEQYRAVGVLGAVPESFRSVGDLTVGTAKAVGRLVSPSGVARYSKNFTTSTPATSGSAANDRPVSIIGIVDQGSRLVNGNVWALLWLLGGISLILALFNLLPVLPFDGGHAAVVVYEWAASKVQRREVRVDFRKLMPVTAVVLVALLTLSLSAAFLDVRQAFGS
- the dxr gene encoding 1-deoxy-D-xylulose-5-phosphate reductoisomerase — encoded protein: MTRVAVLGSTGSVGTQALEVIRGRRDRYEVVALAAGRNVDLLAAQAAEFGVPPSRARSCADDPAALAALAADPDVDVVLNAVVGFAGLPATIGALEAGKRLALANKESLIAGGPVVRAARRRGGGEIVPVDSEHSALYQALRAGTRAEVRRLLLTASGGPFRGRTRSELEHVTVEDALKHPTWDMGAKITIDSSTLMNKGLEVIEAHELFDVDFDRIDVVVHPQSVVHGMVEFTDGAVVAQLSMPDMRLPIGLALGAPDRLDEPFGAVDWATLGSLTFEPPDVDAFPALALAYAAGRAGGGAPAALSAANEVAVAAFLDRRIPWLAIAEVLAAALEPAAGNVADVADVLAVDRAARARAEHVVERIEESHVAHGTRSPAA
- a CDS encoding phosphatidate cytidylyltransferase is translated as MSDWRDDELEEDWGQRPSGEGVRVHGPDPSPPRRPGGRFSLPGDDASWSAGDEPGEGETGGSSRLPHWTDPPTGEVPRALGGDNADDDFETWSSLTGPGRPRFRTDSSSDWNVGDFAEGELHDDSTMIGALAEDDEQAWGPPARGRQRRGRPQRGARRDETGGLEGPPTGERTQRFDQAPDGDLSTRVVTGVIMAVIALAAFAAGRPVAVFLVMVVVGVCAFELLESFRRAGYHPATVMALLASVLIVPLAYNKGVEAYPLVSVLVITFTLLWYLFEVVRQRPSVNVGLTLLVFGYVGILGGFAGLLLQSDPGGTGLLGGVIICAVGADVVGYFAGRNFGTTPLLPRISPHKTVEGLVAGGVAAVILGAFVGGVLHPWADKGVGAGLALGLIVAVTAPLGDLVESMFKRDLAVKDLGGFLPGHGGFLDRFDALLFALPASYYLAYYLFTH
- the frr gene encoding ribosome recycling factor — protein: MRELVIEEGREKMRKAVEHLKGEFGAVRTGRATPTLVDKLKVDYYGTETALQQLAGFSVPEPRVLVISPYDKSSMKAIERAIQGSDLGITPSNDGVVIRLVFPELTQDRRRELVKVVKHRAEEARVAVRNVRRQARHDLEGLARDGDLSENDLKRAEDALEKHTKAVVAEVDQLLAKKEQELLEV